In one Nicotiana sylvestris chromosome 8, ASM39365v2, whole genome shotgun sequence genomic region, the following are encoded:
- the LOC104246737 gene encoding dolichyl-diphosphooligosaccharide--protein glycosyltransferase subunit 2-like, translated as MGKVLGFFILAMCTLICETTIFKPISDSHRSAALDLLTPKDGSFESLEVTYKALRSFEVLGTGKQPGIKAVICKSVVDTLRSPSSASKDLFQALRVNRILKCELNNEAFAGIASRLKDNVNSGGSVGSLVLIEGQAFKVDVHLGGADSVFRAIKALSQSDGRWRYSSNDPESSTFAAGIALESLAGVVSLASSEIDNSLSVFEFPVPIRGFGSQFRHFSPTIVALLFRLICNFQLCSSIKDSSSLELNF; from the exons ATGGGGAAAGTTTTAGGATTTTTTATTCTAGCGATGTGTACATTGATCTGTGAAACTACAATTTTCAAACCCATTTCAGATTCTCACCGATCTGCAGCTTTAGATTTGCTTACACCCAAAGATGGATCTTTTGAAAGCCTTGAAGTGACATACAAGGCCTTAAGGTCATTTGAGGTTCTTGGAACTGGAAAACAGCCTGGCATCAAGGCGGTTATATGTAAATCAGTGGTGGATACTCTTAGGTCTCCATCTTCAGCATCGAAAGATTTGTTTCAAGCATTGAGAGTCAATAGGATATTGAAGTGCGAGCTTAACAATGAGGCTTTTGCTGGTATAGCCTCTAGACTTAAGGATAACGTGAACAGTGGTGGCTCAGTTGGAAGTTTAGTCCTTATCGAGGGTCAAGCTTTTAAAGTTGATGTACACCTTGGAGGTGCTGATTCCGTTTTCCGTGCCATAAAGGCTCTTAGCCAAAGTGATGGAAGATGGCGCTATAGCTCCAACGATCCCGAGTCTAGTACATTTGCTGCAGGAATTGCACTTGAGAGCCTGGCTGGTGTCGTTTCATTAGCATCTTCTGAGATTGATAATTCTCTGTCCGTGTTCGAGTTTCCGGTGCCGATTCGAGGTTTCGGTTCGCAATTTCGGCATTTCAGTCCAACGATTGTCGCTTTGTTATTCCGATTAATttgcaattttcagctttgttcatcaataaaag ATTCAAGCAGTTTGGAGTTGAACTTTTGA